GTGCGCTGAAGATCAACCTCCTGCCGGCAAGGCCGGACCTGTTTGATGTCTGCGGACTGGCAAGGGCGCTGAAGGGCTACCTCGGGATTGAAACCGGACTGGCTGAATACCGGTTTCCGGATTCGGGTATTCTGGTGTGGGTCAAGCCCGGGCTGGAGGAAGTCCGACCCTTCATCGCCTCGGCGGTGGTGCGCGGGCTGCGTTTTGATGATGAACTGGTGGGCGTTGTTATGGACCTGCAGGAGAATCTGCACTGGGGTCTGGGACGGGACCGGCGCCGGGCATCAATCGGCATCTACGATTTGAACACCATCACGCCGGATATCGTCTATCAGCCGGTTCGACCGGATGGAGTGAGGTTTGTTCCGCTGGGTGGAAGCACACTCCAGACCCCGGAGGAAATTCTTGCCACCCATCCCAAGGGTCAGGCATACCGGCACCTGCTTGATGGACTCTCACTCTATCCCCTGCTTGCCGACTCCAAGAACCGGGTGCTCTCAATGCCGCCGATCATCAACAGCGAACAGACCAGAGTGACCCCGCAGACTGCCGACATCTTCATCGATGTCACCGGACCGGAGCCGGATGCGGTCTGCCGGACCCTGAATGTGATTGCGGCGGTATTTGCTGATCTGGGTGGCAGGGTGGAGCGGGTTAAGGTCCAGTATCCGGACGGCAGGGTCTGGAACACCCCGGAAATGAGCCCCGAGCCGATGGTCCTGGAGCTGGCTGAAGTCCGGAAGATCATCGGGATCAGCCTTGATACTGACGAGGCGGCTCAGCTTCTCAGGCGGATGCGCTATGGCGCCGAGCCGCTCTCCGATCGGCAAATCCGGGTGCTCGTTCCGCCCTATCGGAGCGATGTGATGCACACCCGGGATCTGATTGAGGATATTGCGATCGCCTATGGCTATCACCGGCTCAAGCCTGAAATCCTGCCCACCGTCACCGCAAGCCAGCCCCGCCAGCTGGAGGAGTTCTGTGCCCTGGTGCGCCGGGTCATGACCGGTCTGGGGTTTATTGAGATTATGAGCCTCAACCTCTCCAGCCCGGAGGCACAGTTTGCAAAACTGGGCATCGCGGACGACAGCAGGACCGTGGTGCTGGAAAATCCGATCAGTGTTGAACAGCGGATTCTGCGCCGCCATCTCCTTGCCGGGATCATGGAAACCTTCAGTTTCAACTCCACCCAGCCCTATCCTCAGAAGATATTTGAAATTGGCGACATCTTTACCATTGAGCCTCAGGCAGAAACGGGTGCCCGGAGCCGGCGTCATCTCGGTTTCGGCATTGCCGATGCCCGAACCGGCTTTGCGGAGCTGCGCCAAGTATTGGAGGCGCTCTTCCGGGAAATGGACTGGGAGCTGAACCTCACCCCTGATGACCGGATGCCCTTCATCGCCGGCAGGTCCGCAGCCATCATTTCACCTGCCGGTGTTGCACTCGGCTACGGCGGTGAAATTCATCCGGAAATTCTGGAGCGGCTCGGCGTCGGCGTGCCGGTGGTGCTGGCTGAGGTGGAGATTGAAGCCCTGCTTCGGAGCTGAAAATGCGCTGTCCGGACTGCGGCGAACCGATTCACCCGAAGCAGATCCGCTGCTTTGCCTGTGATGCCGATTTCCGGTTTCGCCGGTTCCGGTATCTGGCAAACCCGGTCAATCTCCGGATTATCCTTTTCTGCTGCCTGCTCTTCGGCATCGGTATTGGCGGTCTGGTGATCAGAAACAAAATCAGAAAAGCCGCTGCCCACAGGCAACTGCCCGTATACCACAGCCACAGGATAAGCATGATTCCGCAGGCGGTTGAGCCGGACAGGAGTGAAAACTTTCAATCGGACAACGAGGTGTGATATGCGCTGTCCCCACTGTGGTGAACCGGTTCAGCCCGGACAGGAGCGCTGCTTTGCCTGCGGAGAAAAGCTGCGAGTCCGGCGCCTCCACCGCGGTACCGGACCCGACCCGCGGATTATAATCTTTGCGGCAGTTCTGTTCGTCATCGCCCTTGCCGGCATCATGGGCGTGCTTCTCAGCGGTAAAAAGAAGCAGACCGCCGCCAGAAAACCGGTGCGGGTCAAACCCGCAGTCCAGCTTCAGGATTCACTCCGCGGAAAGCGGGTGTCAGACAGCCAGAAGGTCCGGACCGGTGATGAAGAGCTGATGCGACTGCGGGAACGGGTGGAAAAGGTCCGTGCCCGCTACGAAAAGGTCAGGTCACAGGTCCTGGGCGAAAAACCTACTTCCGAACAGCAGAACCTGATGAGCCAGATCCAGCGTGAGCTCGGGACGATGAACTCCCGGATCGCCGAACTCGGCGCCGGTGTCAGCTCCGCCCGCCGGAACGAAATTCAGGCTGAGATCGCCGAGATTGAGCGCCGGCTCAACAAGTTGATCTCCGATTTCGCCCGCGCACCCAAAAGCCGTTAGAACGGGGCAAAACCGGCTTCCCGCCAGTAGTCCTCGCGCAGCAGATTGAACTGCTGCTGCAGGGCAGCGGCGTGGCTCTCCTCCCAGCGCACCAGCGACTCAAAAAACCGGCGCAGCTCTGCCCCTTCCGCTTCTGCTGCCAGCTGCCGGTAGCGGGCGATTGATGCCTGCTCCAGTGCCAGCCCGACCGAAAGGGCGGTCATCTCCCAGTGTGCCTGATTAATCCGGGCTTTCAGCTCAGGCGAAAAAATGGGGCTCGCGCCGGTGGTGTCAGTCACGGGCAGCTCCAGCTTCACCGGACTCACGGTATTTTTCAACAGATGTCGGTACTGCTCCTGCAGATACTCCAGATGCTTCTGCTCATCGGCGGCAAGCCGGAGAAAAACCGCTTTCCCCTGCTCATCCCGGGTGCGCTCAGCTGCGGTCCGGTAGAACTCGATGCCGGTCCGCTCGGCAACCATTGCCTCCTTCAGGCCATTGAGGATCGCTTCGCTTGTATTCATAGCGTCAAATAATAACACAGAAAAACGACTCTGGCAACCCCGGCAGGGCAAAGTTCTTTTCTTGACAGTTGACCGCCGATGGTTATAAATACCGCAATGACCGAGACCTTTGGAGGTAAAGATGATTTCCGCAGTGAGACAAATTGGCAACTGGTTACGCAAAAAAGAACAGTCAGAAAAGCTGACGACATTAATTCAGGAACCGTTTAAGCAGGGCAAGGTTCTGCTGATCAAAATTGATCTAGATAATAACCGGTATTGCGGCGTAGAACTTGAGGATTTTGATGTCAGCAAAACAGCAAGTTATCTTTACCGGCGGTTGAGCTCTAACGGACCGGACTGTTCACCGACATCAAAATTGACAGAAGCGGAGAAAACATTCTACAAAAAACTGCTTGCCTTTTTCAACAAGCATACGGGCTCTTCTCTACTCACAACGATCGGTGGGTTGCTCAACAGCAATGCCGAAAAGATCATGGATGACATCAATCAGTATAACACCTCTCTACCCAAAAAGGAAAAGAATCGTCTGTTAACATTGAAGATTAAACATCAGGGGAGCTGGCGTTATGTAGGCGATTTCCCGGAGTTTCGCAATTTGCTGATTGAAAATGCCAGAGCGGCAACCGATAAAGCGGTGGCAGAGGATAAAATTTGTTCGCTCTGTGGGGAGAAAAAGTCAGTAACGGGTGACCCCAGGGTATTTACCTTTTACACCATCGACAAACCGGGATTCGTTGCGGGCGGATTTAACCAGAAGACCGCTTGGAAAAACTTTCCGGTCTGCGAGGATTGCAAACTGGATCTGGAGGAGGGTCGGAAGTTCGTTGAGCAAAATCTTGTCTTCAAGTTCTACGGTTTCGATTACTGGCTGATTCCCAATTTTATCATTGGCACTCCAGAAACCCGCAGCGATATCATTGATATCCTTGTATTTTCGGGCAAAAATGTGTCCCTTGATCGCCGAGTTAAAAGGCGACTCACCAACGATGAGCGGGAGATCCTTGATCTGCTTAAGGAACAGCAGGATATCCTGACGGTCAATCTACTGTTTCTCCGAAAGGAAAACAGTGCAGAACGGATTCTGCTACTGCTCGAGGACATATTTCCATCTCAGATCCGGCAGATTTACGATGCCAAGGATGCGGTTGAAAATATATTCGGCGAGGAGTTTACATTTGCCCGGATCCGGATATTTTTCAGCAAATCAAGCGAGGAGAAGCGGGAAAATGACCTTGACAAATATTTTCTCACCGTTACAGAAAGCGTCTTCAAACAACGGCAGATTGCGCCCGGGTTTCTGTTCCGGTTTCTGATGCCTGCCATACGGAAGGAATTTATTGAAGACCGTCATTTCAGGCAGCGGGTAACTGATGGCCTGATGACGCTGCTTTTTCTGATAAAAAGGTCGGTGCTTAAATTCCAGGAGGCAAAAGATATGAATCAGAGTATCTTTGAACCTTTATTCAGCCGTTACGGCCCGGTCTTTGGACAGCCGGCAAAGCGGGGTGTATTTCTGCTCGGGGCATTAACTCAGTTGCTGCTGAATAGGCAGTATACTGAGCGTAAAGCCACTCCATTCCGCAAGTACCTTAAAGGTCTGAGGATGAATGAGCGGGATTTCCGGGAGTTGTTGCCCAGGGTGGAAAACAAGCTGGAGGAGTATGAGTCCTTTGACAAGGGCAAAAGGCTTATTGCCGCAGAGGCTGCGCGCTATCTCTTAGCAGCCGGTGAAAACTGGGATATTCCCAGCGACGAACTCAACTTCTACTTCGCCTGCGGCATGAACCTTTATGAGGATGTAGCAAAAATTCTTTATCCCAAGGAGGAACAGAATGGATAAAACAATTGAAAACCGTTCGGAGATCCTGTTTGTTTACGATGTCGTTGACGCCAATCCCAATGGCGATCCCAACGACGAAAACAAGCCGCGGATTGATGAGGAGACCGGAATAAACTTTGTTACTGATGTCCGCTTGAAGCGGACGATCCGGGACTACCTTTACGAATACAAAAAGCAGGAGGTTTTTATCCGCGAAACTTTGAACGAGAGTGGTACAAGGAAAACCAAGAAGGAGCGGTTAGAGGAATTTAAAAACAACGAGGAGTTGCTGAAGAAATGCATTGACCTGCGTCTCTTTGGTGCGACCACCGCAGTTGAAGGCAAGGACCGGATGACGCTCACCGGACCGGTTCAGTTCAAATATGGCCGGTCGCTGCACCGGGTTGATCTCACATATGTCAAAGGCACGACGGTTATACCTTCGGGCGAGGGCAAGGAGCAGGGTACCTTTACTGAACGCTACATTCTGCCCTACAGTTTGATCGCCTTCTACGGAATTGTCAACGAAACCGCGGCGAGTACCCAGGAGATCCCCTTAACCTCCGATGATATCGAATTAATGCTTGAGGCGATCTGGCATGGTACCAAGAACCTCATTTCCGGTTCCAAGTTTGGTCAGAATCCGCGCCTGCTGCTGCAGATCGTCTACAAGCCTGGCAATAACTACTTCATCGGTGAGCTTGACCGGCGGCTCAGCATCCGTGCGGAAAAAGCGGACGAGGCGATTCGGAATGTCAGCGAGCTGAAACTGGAGGTTGGACAGCTGGTTGACGCAATCAAAGCGGTGAATGACATTATTGAGCAGGTGCGGATAAAGATCGACGACCGGTTGCAGCTTGTAAGAGATGGACAGCCGGTGGATCTCGCCACGGCGTTGAGGAATGAAAAAATAAACATTCAGCAGTTTGCATTCTGAGCCGACGGTTATGAAGGTTCTGGCTTTTGATGTCTGGGGTGATCTTGCTCACTTCCGCAAGTTCTACACCACCACCTCACCATTGACATTTCCCTTTCCCCCGCCGCCCACCATCGCGGGCATGCTGGGCGCAATCTACGGTACAACCAAGGAAACCAATCAGCATCTGAAACTCTTCGGTGGTCCGGAGTGCCTGCTCGGGGTCAGAATAGTCAACCCGGTAAGAAAGATACGCATGGGCATCAACCTGATTGATACCAAGCGGGACTGGACACCCAAAGTCCGCACTCAGATCCGCACCGAATTTGTAAAGTCTCCCCGCTATCGTATCTATTTTGCCCATCAGGACGCGCAGATTTACCAGGATCTGAAGCAGCTGATCATGGAGCACCGCTCAGTTTACACAGTGGCACTGGGTTTAAGCGAACTGCTCGCTGACTTTGGCTTCGGAAACGAATTTGAGGTACAGCGAGTTGTGCCGGAGACACCGGTGGACATCAGCACGCCGATAACTGCGGGCAATCTTGTGCCGGATGGTCTGGTGGTGGAAACGGGGAAAAGATACATAAAAGAAAAGATACCGCTGATAATGAATACTGACCGGGTGGTTGAGCGGTATGATGAAGTGATTTACGAGCTGGATGGTAAGCCGATCCGGGCAAATGTGCGGGAATGCTGGCAACTGAACAATGGAGAGCTCATTACCTTCTTCCGGACTTCTTTCTCATCCGGGGATTCCCCTTGAGCAGCATCTGATACTGACTGCGGAACTGGCGGAGCTGTTCCTTGGTGAAAAACCACAACCGCTCCGTCAGTGGCTGGCGCCAGTTGTCATGATCAATGCCTTGGTTCATGATCTGGGCAAGGCAACCAGTTTCTTCCAGGAATATCTGAGGCAGGACGGCACCAGCCGGGTACCCAGCCGGCGTTCGCAGCATGGTCTGTTTTCAGCACTCTGCGCCTACTATCTTGTCAGCGAGATTGCAACGGAGCGGGAGGCGATTTTTTCGTTTATTGCGGTCCGCCGTCATCATGGTGATCTGCGGGATATTGCCGATGAACTGTTGTTTGATGATGAAGACCGGGAACTGCTCACATGTCAGCTGGAGGCGATACCGGAACCGAACTTTCAGCTGCTAGTACGGCATTTGCAGAATGGTGGGCTTAAGGCTGAGCTCAGCAGAGAGCAGATCCGTTCCTGGATTGATGATTTCGGCGGTCGGATGAGGGGAGCGTGGCGACGGTTACGTCAAGACTCGGCTGATGTCAATAATTACATAAAATTAAACCTGATTTATTCTTTACTCATAGATGCAGATAAGAGCGCAGCAGTAGTCAAATACCCTCAAGTATTCCACCGGAACCGGGTGCGACTGGAAAATATCATTGAAGGCTACCGGCGTTCAGTTACCTTTCCGTCATCGCCCATGAATCAGCTCCGGGAGTCGGCATATCAGGAGGTGATCAATTTCAAGCCCGAGATGGGCGCGAGTGTTTACTCTCTGAATCTTCCTACCGGCTTGGGCAAGACACTGGCAGCAGTTGCCTTTGCGCTCCGGCTCCGGCAGCAAGTTCAGGAGCAAACCGGTAATCCGCCGCGGATCATTTACGCCCTACCCTATCTGAGCATTATTGAACAGAATGCCAATGTTTTGGAGACGGTTCTTGAGAAAAACGGAATTACGCCTGCCAGTGATATCCTGCTCAAGCACCACCATTTATCCGATATTTACTACCGCAAGGGCGGAGGGGAAAGGGAGTATGATGTTGACGAGTCTCAGATGCTGATCGAGGGCTGGAATTCAGAACTGGTAATCACCACCTTTGTCCAGCTGTTTCATACGCTCTTTACCAACCGCAACCGCGCACTCAAGAAATTCCATCGGCTGATCAATTCTGTTATTATTCTTGACGAAGTGCAGGCAATTCCGGTGCGATACTGGCGCCTGATCCGTCATCTTCTGGAGCGGCTGGTGGCTGAATATCATGTCAATATTATTTTTGTTACCGCAACCGAACCATTGATTTTTGCCCGGCAGGAGGTGCGGTCATTAATCAATGACAAGGCGCGGTACTTCAAGGTGCTCGACCGTGTCCGATTACATTTTGACATCAGCCGGATTCAGACGATCGAGGAACTGGCTGACAGGCTGATATTTGAACCGGATCGCAGTTATCTTTTGATTATGAATACGATCAGCGCTGCCCGGAAGTTGTATGCACAACTGCAGACAATGGGGGTGGCAGGCTGTCAATATCTGTCAACTCATTTGACCCCGAAAGATCGCCTCCAGCGGATCAGGAAACTGGCGGAACAAAACCGTGCCGGCAGGCCCCAGATTGCGGTTACCACACAGCTGGTTGAGGCAGGGGTTGATATTGATTTTGATGTTGTTGTGCGTGATCTGGCACCGCTCGATTCAATCAATCAGACGGCGGGCAGGTGTAACCGGAATGCCGCCCGTCAGGGTGATGTCTATATCGTCAGACTGGCAGATGAGAAGCAGCGTCAATACTGTACCTACATATATGATCCGGTCCTGCTTAATATTACCGAGCAGCTTATCGGAAGCTGTGAACAGATTGCCGAAAAGGACTTTGACGATTTAATCGACCGCTATTACCTGGAAGTCCAGAGCCGCAAGTCGCAATACGAATCCGCAGCGCTCCTGAATGCTGTGGCAGCCCTTAAATACGATTCAACCGATGAGGCACCGGCGGTTGACAATTTTCAGCTGATCGAGGAGGAGCCCTATAAATTTGATGTATTTATTGAACAAGACGAGGAGGCAGAGCAGGTCTGGGAATGCTACCAGCGTCTGAAAGAAACTAAAGATCCGTATGAACGCTACCGCCGGTTTCTGGAGATAAAATCCCTGTTTTATCAGTATGTAATTTCGGTTCCGCGCAATATTCCAAACCTGCCGGAAATGGTTGGTGAACTGGGCTATGTCCGGCGGAGTCAGCTGCGAAATTACTATCATCCGGATACCGGGTTTATAATCAAGGACGAGCGCGGGACATTGATCGTATGAGGTTGAGACAATGAAGATCGAACCGCTGCTGCTCAAGCTGGTAATTAATGACAAACTGAGTCCGGAGGCAGCGCGCAAGGTTCGGGGTTACATCGCCAGTTTTTTCCGGGATAATCCTGTAGTTCACCATCATCTACCGGACGGCAGACTGCTCTACCGCTATCCGGTGATTCAGTATAAGGTTATTAACAATGACATAATAATAATCGGGATTTATGAAGGGGTTGAGGTAGTAAAGAAGATATTTGAGAAAGTACAGGCGCTGGTGATTGATAGTACTTGGCAAGAGGTAGTTACCAAGTCGCTTTTCAGTTATTCAGCAGAATTTGGTTCCGCACCTCAGCTTCTGCCCTACACCTTCCTCTCCCCCTGGCTGGCGCTGAATGAGCAGAACTATCAGCACTATGTCTGTGCCGGCAGTCCGCAGGCACGGCGTGAGCTGCTGGAGCGGATTCTGGTCGGTAACATCCTTTCGGTTGCCAAAGGGCTCGGCTATACCGTCACCGCACCCCTGACCGCTGAGCTGGAAAACATCCGCGAGGTCCGGACCACACTCAAGGGCACACCGATGCTCGGCTTTCTGGGCAACTTCCGGGTCAACTTTGAGATTCCCGAATTCCTCGGGCTGGGCAAGTCGGTATCACGGGGCTTCGGCACGATCGGCAGGCTGTAGATGAATCTGGTCATCAACACCTGGGGCGCATTTCTCCAGAAAAACGGCGAGCTGTTCCGGGTGAGGAGTGAGGACCGGATTACTGAGATCTCTGTCCGGAAGGTCTCCTCAATCATCATCGCCACCGCCGCCACGATCACCACCGATGCGCTCAAGCTGGCGATCGAGAACAATATTGACATTGTCTTTGTTGACGAATACGGCGAGCCCTATGCCCGGATCTGGCACAGCCGGTTCGGCAGCACAACCGAAATCCGGCGCCGGCAGCTCGGGGTTGCGGAGACTGATGCCGGACTGGAGCTGGCACTCGCCTGGGTCAGGCGCAAGCTCGACGGTCAGATCGCCCTGCTGGAACGGCTGCGCACCACCCGCAGCCGCAAGTCGGCGGAGATCACCACCTATATTGAGAAACTGCGCAACTGCCGGCAGAGTCTTGAGGGAATCACCGGCACCGTCGAGGAGCGCCGGGGCACAATTATGGGGATTGAGGGTAGTGCGGGCAGGATCTACTTTGAGGCGCTTTCCTTTCTCATGCCCGAGCAGTTCAAATTTGAGGGCAGGTCGCGCAATCCGGCAAAGGATGAGTTCAACGCCCTGCTCAATTATGCCTACGGTATCCTCTACAGCCGGGTGGAACGCGCCTGCGTCATCGCCGGACTGGACCCTTATGTCGGCATTCTCCATACCGACAACTACAACAAGAAGTCGCTGGTCTTTGACATCATTGAGAACTACCGGGTCTGGGCTGAGGAGGTGGTGGTCAACCTGTTTGCTGCCCGGAAGGTTTTAAAGGAGTACTTTGACCGGCTGCACAACGGCATGCTGCTGAACAAGGAGGGCAGGGCGGTGCTGATCGAAGCCTTTACCCGGTTTCTGGACGAGCCGGTGCGCTACTCGGGCAGAAACATCCGCCGCCAGGACATAATTCAGCTTGACTGCCACCGGATTGCCAGCCAGCTCCTGGGAAGGGAAGATGAGTCAGATTAATCTTGTCTGGGTGGTCTACGACATCACCAGTAACCGGACTCGCAGCCTCATCGCCCGCGCCTGCAAGAACAAGGGGCTCTACCGGGTGCAGAAAAGCGCCTTTCTCGGCAGGCTCAACCGCACCCAGATTGAGGAGCTCAGGGTCATCTGCGAAGACATCATTGATCCCGAGACCGATTCGGTCTATATTTTCCCGATGTGTGAGGAGGATTTCAGAAAGGTCAGATTACTGGGCAGGGCGTTTGATCCGGAACTGGTAAGTGACGAGGTGAAGGCGCTGTTTTTATGAGCGAGGAACTGCTGGAGTTATCACCGGCAGATGACGAATCCACGCCGATGCTTACCCCTTCGGAGATTATTGAACACCTCTTTTGTCCGCGCTTTACCTACTTCATGCACTGCCTGAAGATTCCCCAGCACGAGAAGAACCGCTACATTGTGATGAAGGGCAGACAGCTCCATCAGGAACGGGAGAAGCGCAATCCGGACTATCTGCGGAAGAAGATTGGCTGTGTCAAAAAGGAGCTGAGCGTCTATCTGGCATCGCGCCGGCTGCGGGTGCGGGGCATTGTTGATGAGGTGCTGACGCTGGCTGATGGCACGATGGCGCCGCTGGACTACAAATACACCGATTACCGGGAATGGCTTTTCAAAACTCACCGTTACCAGTCGGTGCTTTACGGCATGCTCATTGCCGAGACCTACCAGCAGCCGGTCAGCCGCGGGTACATCTGCTATGTCCGCAGCGGGGCGAAACTGTGTGAGGTGGTTTACCGGCAGCAGGACTATGAACACATTACCGGTGTCATTGATGAGATATTCCGGATTATCAGCACGGGCAGGTATCCGGAGGCGACCCGGCACACTGCCCGCTGTATAGACTGCTGTTACAAAAATATTTGCGTCTGAGGG
This is a stretch of genomic DNA from candidate division WOR-3 bacterium. It encodes these proteins:
- the pheT gene encoding phenylalanine--tRNA ligase subunit beta, whose product is MPVVTISPALLCRLMGKTLSEAEIARVLAELGCDIEEIDSQTGALKINLLPARPDLFDVCGLARALKGYLGIETGLAEYRFPDSGILVWVKPGLEEVRPFIASAVVRGLRFDDELVGVVMDLQENLHWGLGRDRRRASIGIYDLNTITPDIVYQPVRPDGVRFVPLGGSTLQTPEEILATHPKGQAYRHLLDGLSLYPLLADSKNRVLSMPPIINSEQTRVTPQTADIFIDVTGPEPDAVCRTLNVIAAVFADLGGRVERVKVQYPDGRVWNTPEMSPEPMVLELAEVRKIIGISLDTDEAAQLLRRMRYGAEPLSDRQIRVLVPPYRSDVMHTRDLIEDIAIAYGYHRLKPEILPTVTASQPRQLEEFCALVRRVMTGLGFIEIMSLNLSSPEAQFAKLGIADDSRTVVLENPISVEQRILRRHLLAGIMETFSFNSTQPYPQKIFEIGDIFTIEPQAETGARSRRHLGFGIADARTGFAELRQVLEALFREMDWELNLTPDDRMPFIAGRSAAIISPAGVALGYGGEIHPEILERLGVGVPVVLAEVEIEALLRS
- a CDS encoding zinc ribbon domain-containing protein, encoding MRCPHCGEPVQPGQERCFACGEKLRVRRLHRGTGPDPRIIIFAAVLFVIALAGIMGVLLSGKKKQTAARKPVRVKPAVQLQDSLRGKRVSDSQKVRTGDEELMRLRERVEKVRARYEKVRSQVLGEKPTSEQQNLMSQIQRELGTMNSRIAELGAGVSSARRNEIQAEIAEIERRLNKLISDFARAPKSR
- a CDS encoding ferritin family protein, whose amino-acid sequence is MNTSEAILNGLKEAMVAERTGIEFYRTAAERTRDEQGKAVFLRLAADEQKHLEYLQEQYRHLLKNTVSPVKLELPVTDTTGASPIFSPELKARINQAHWEMTALSVGLALEQASIARYRQLAAEAEGAELRRFFESLVRWEESHAAALQQQFNLLREDYWREAGFAPF
- a CDS encoding TIGR02556 family CRISPR-associated protein, with protein sequence MISAVRQIGNWLRKKEQSEKLTTLIQEPFKQGKVLLIKIDLDNNRYCGVELEDFDVSKTASYLYRRLSSNGPDCSPTSKLTEAEKTFYKKLLAFFNKHTGSSLLTTIGGLLNSNAEKIMDDINQYNTSLPKKEKNRLLTLKIKHQGSWRYVGDFPEFRNLLIENARAATDKAVAEDKICSLCGEKKSVTGDPRVFTFYTIDKPGFVAGGFNQKTAWKNFPVCEDCKLDLEEGRKFVEQNLVFKFYGFDYWLIPNFIIGTPETRSDIIDILVFSGKNVSLDRRVKRRLTNDEREILDLLKEQQDILTVNLLFLRKENSAERILLLLEDIFPSQIRQIYDAKDAVENIFGEEFTFARIRIFFSKSSEEKRENDLDKYFLTVTESVFKQRQIAPGFLFRFLMPAIRKEFIEDRHFRQRVTDGLMTLLFLIKRSVLKFQEAKDMNQSIFEPLFSRYGPVFGQPAKRGVFLLGALTQLLLNRQYTERKATPFRKYLKGLRMNERDFRELLPRVENKLEEYESFDKGKRLIAAEAARYLLAAGENWDIPSDELNFYFACGMNLYEDVAKILYPKEEQNG
- the cas7b gene encoding type I-B CRISPR-associated protein Cas7/Csh2; translated protein: MDKTIENRSEILFVYDVVDANPNGDPNDENKPRIDEETGINFVTDVRLKRTIRDYLYEYKKQEVFIRETLNESGTRKTKKERLEEFKNNEELLKKCIDLRLFGATTAVEGKDRMTLTGPVQFKYGRSLHRVDLTYVKGTTVIPSGEGKEQGTFTERYILPYSLIAFYGIVNETAASTQEIPLTSDDIELMLEAIWHGTKNLISGSKFGQNPRLLLQIVYKPGNNYFIGELDRRLSIRAEKADEAIRNVSELKLEVGQLVDAIKAVNDIIEQVRIKIDDRLQLVRDGQPVDLATALRNEKINIQQFAF
- the cas5b gene encoding type I-B CRISPR-associated protein Cas5b → MKVLAFDVWGDLAHFRKFYTTTSPLTFPFPPPPTIAGMLGAIYGTTKETNQHLKLFGGPECLLGVRIVNPVRKIRMGINLIDTKRDWTPKVRTQIRTEFVKSPRYRIYFAHQDAQIYQDLKQLIMEHRSVYTVALGLSELLADFGFGNEFEVQRVVPETPVDISTPITAGNLVPDGLVVETGKRYIKEKIPLIMNTDRVVERYDEVIYELDGKPIRANVRECWQLNNGELITFFRTSFSSGDSP
- the cas3 gene encoding CRISPR-associated helicase Cas3', whose product is MESSLPSSGLLSHPGIPLEQHLILTAELAELFLGEKPQPLRQWLAPVVMINALVHDLGKATSFFQEYLRQDGTSRVPSRRSQHGLFSALCAYYLVSEIATEREAIFSFIAVRRHHGDLRDIADELLFDDEDRELLTCQLEAIPEPNFQLLVRHLQNGGLKAELSREQIRSWIDDFGGRMRGAWRRLRQDSADVNNYIKLNLIYSLLIDADKSAAVVKYPQVFHRNRVRLENIIEGYRRSVTFPSSPMNQLRESAYQEVINFKPEMGASVYSLNLPTGLGKTLAAVAFALRLRQQVQEQTGNPPRIIYALPYLSIIEQNANVLETVLEKNGITPASDILLKHHHLSDIYYRKGGGEREYDVDESQMLIEGWNSELVITTFVQLFHTLFTNRNRALKKFHRLINSVIILDEVQAIPVRYWRLIRHLLERLVAEYHVNIIFVTATEPLIFARQEVRSLINDKARYFKVLDRVRLHFDISRIQTIEELADRLIFEPDRSYLLIMNTISAARKLYAQLQTMGVAGCQYLSTHLTPKDRLQRIRKLAEQNRAGRPQIAVTTQLVEAGVDIDFDVVVRDLAPLDSINQTAGRCNRNAARQGDVYIVRLADEKQRQYCTYIYDPVLLNITEQLIGSCEQIAEKDFDDLIDRYYLEVQSRKSQYESAALLNAVAALKYDSTDEAPAVDNFQLIEEEPYKFDVFIEQDEEAEQVWECYQRLKETKDPYERYRRFLEIKSLFYQYVISVPRNIPNLPEMVGELGYVRRSQLRNYYHPDTGFIIKDERGTLIV
- a CDS encoding CRISPR-associated endonuclease Cas6 translates to MKIEPLLLKLVINDKLSPEAARKVRGYIASFFRDNPVVHHHLPDGRLLYRYPVIQYKVINNDIIIIGIYEGVEVVKKIFEKVQALVIDSTWQEVVTKSLFSYSAEFGSAPQLLPYTFLSPWLALNEQNYQHYVCAGSPQARRELLERILVGNILSVAKGLGYTVTAPLTAELENIREVRTTLKGTPMLGFLGNFRVNFEIPEFLGLGKSVSRGFGTIGRL
- the cas1 gene encoding CRISPR-associated endonuclease Cas1; this encodes MNLVINTWGAFLQKNGELFRVRSEDRITEISVRKVSSIIIATAATITTDALKLAIENNIDIVFVDEYGEPYARIWHSRFGSTTEIRRRQLGVAETDAGLELALAWVRRKLDGQIALLERLRTTRSRKSAEITTYIEKLRNCRQSLEGITGTVEERRGTIMGIEGSAGRIYFEALSFLMPEQFKFEGRSRNPAKDEFNALLNYAYGILYSRVERACVIAGLDPYVGILHTDNYNKKSLVFDIIENYRVWAEEVVVNLFAARKVLKEYFDRLHNGMLLNKEGRAVLIEAFTRFLDEPVRYSGRNIRRQDIIQLDCHRIASQLLGREDESD
- the cas2 gene encoding CRISPR-associated endonuclease Cas2: MSQINLVWVVYDITSNRTRSLIARACKNKGLYRVQKSAFLGRLNRTQIEELRVICEDIIDPETDSVYIFPMCEEDFRKVRLLGRAFDPELVSDEVKALFL
- the cas4 gene encoding CRISPR-associated protein Cas4 is translated as MSEELLELSPADDESTPMLTPSEIIEHLFCPRFTYFMHCLKIPQHEKNRYIVMKGRQLHQEREKRNPDYLRKKIGCVKKELSVYLASRRLRVRGIVDEVLTLADGTMAPLDYKYTDYREWLFKTHRYQSVLYGMLIAETYQQPVSRGYICYVRSGAKLCEVVYRQQDYEHITGVIDEIFRIISTGRYPEATRHTARCIDCCYKNICV